In Cupriavidus basilensis, the following proteins share a genomic window:
- a CDS encoding SDR family oxidoreductase: MNNANPTQVAIVTGASRGIGAAVARRLAQDGFAVAINYAAGAAQADALVAELKAAGGSAIAVQADVSKADDVRRLFEITEQQLGKVNVLVNNAGVLKTVPLADTSDALYDQAFDINVRGAFNTLREAAARLADGGRIVNVSSTTLALNMPGYAVYNATKAAVEAFTHVFAKELRGRNITVNAVAPGPIATSLFLDGKTEAQIQAFAKMPPLQRLGQPEDIACVVALLAGADAGWVNGQILRANGGMA, encoded by the coding sequence ATGAACAACGCCAACCCCACCCAAGTCGCCATCGTCACGGGCGCATCCCGCGGCATCGGTGCCGCCGTTGCCAGGCGCCTGGCGCAGGATGGTTTCGCCGTCGCCATCAACTACGCGGCCGGCGCGGCCCAGGCCGATGCTCTCGTGGCCGAGCTGAAGGCCGCTGGCGGGTCGGCCATCGCAGTGCAGGCCGATGTGTCCAAGGCCGACGATGTGCGCCGCCTGTTCGAGATCACCGAGCAGCAACTGGGCAAGGTGAACGTGCTGGTCAACAACGCTGGCGTGCTCAAGACGGTGCCGCTGGCCGACACCAGCGACGCGCTCTATGACCAGGCCTTCGACATCAACGTGCGCGGCGCCTTCAACACCCTGCGCGAAGCCGCCGCGCGGCTTGCCGACGGCGGGCGCATCGTCAATGTCTCCAGCACCACGCTGGCGCTGAACATGCCCGGCTATGCCGTCTACAACGCCACCAAGGCAGCGGTGGAGGCGTTCACGCACGTGTTCGCCAAGGAACTGCGCGGCCGCAACATCACGGTCAATGCCGTGGCTCCCGGCCCGATCGCTACCTCGCTGTTCCTCGACGGCAAGACCGAAGCGCAGATCCAGGCCTTCGCCAAGATGCCCCCGCTGCAACGCCTGGGCCAGCCGGAAGACATCGCCTGCGTCGTCGCCTTGCTCGCCGGCGCCGATGCCGGCTGGGTCAACGGCCAGATCCTGCGCGCCAACGGTGGCATGGCCTGA